A region from the Brassica napus cultivar Da-Ae chromosome C8, Da-Ae, whole genome shotgun sequence genome encodes:
- the LOC106434687 gene encoding uncharacterized protein LOC106434687 translates to MSKISNRDYAALNLSGDNYMQWALDTKISLRSKGLGDTIIKSNNETDKNRYMAIGIIRHHLIEGLKDQYITMENSLELWDALQHRYDHQKTVLLPKARNDWKNLRFLDYKSVDEYNSVLFKTVSMLRLCGEVVTEEDLLEKTYSTFHSSNVILQQQYKMKGFATYTDLISCLLLAEANNKLLMKNSEARPVGTAPLPEANEIEKKEPNECNYVQNNKISHSNGRCGYKGRGSDNYSNSRDNYSTSRKGNHNNRGRGSNYGRGRGSYGRGRGGISKPSYSTKSVCHRCGMGNHWAKNCRTPKHLCELYQESLKNKNLEAHMVHDSGYEADNDSDIAKDDQMDFETSDCLND, encoded by the coding sequence atgtcgaaaatctcaaacagagactatgcagcccttaatctctccggagataactacatgcagtgggcgctagatacaaagatcagtCTAAGGTcaaagggacttggtgatactatcatcaaGAGCAACAATGAAACCGATAAGAATCGGTACATGGCTATAGgtattatacgccatcacctcattgaaggtctaaaagatcagtacatcacgATGGAAAATTCACTAGAActttgggatgctttacagcatagatatgatcaccagaaaacggtgttacttccaaaggctagaaacGACTGgaagaatcttagattcttggATTATAAGTCGGTGGATGAGTACAATTCAGTCTTATTTAAGACGGtctcgatgctgagactttgtggtgaagtagtaaccgaaGAAGACTTACTTGAGAAGACTTACTCTACATTCCATTCATCGAATGTGATACTGCAACAGCAGTACAAAATGAAAGGCTtcgccacatatactgatctgatctcgtgcctgctTCTAGCCGAGGCAAACAATAAGCTCCTGATGAAGAATAGTGAAGCTAGACCTGTTGGAACTGCACCATTACCGGAAGCTAATGAGATTGAAAAGAAAGAACCCAACGAGTGCAATTACGTCCAAAACAATAAGATATCACACAGCAATGGCCGTTGTGGTTACAAGGGGCGTGGCAGTGACAATTACTCGAACAGCCGAGACAACTACTCGACCagccggaaaggaaaccacaataaccgtggtcgtggttccaattatgGCCGTGGCCGAGGTAGttatggccgtggtcgaggcggcatatccaaaccgtcttactcgaccaaatccgtttgtcacagatgtggaatgggaaaccattgggccaagaactgtAGAACCCCTAAGCACTTATGTGAGCTCTACCAAGAAAGTCTGAAGAACAAGAACCTGGAGGCTCACATGGTTCACGATTCCGGATATGAGGCCGATAATGATTCCGACATTGCTAAAGATGACCAGATGGActttgagacttctgattgtctcaatGACTAA